In Halorussus limi, a genomic segment contains:
- a CDS encoding FkbM family methyltransferase: MTNFVEKAARYYRMKGGIALLKRALPYFYDRMIRPHLPRFTATYNNTQVKVNHLGDSFLPWHPVDKPGYESALVEGLQSRVREGDHVVVVGGGYGVTAVNAARQVGEDGRVTVYEAAERLIDAIEETLELNDVTDRVDVHHALVGPSVEVLGDSTTAVHLSPEDLPECDVLELDCEGAEIDILSNLQIRPRVILVESHGEFDAPTDEVASLLEDLSYSVESQEVADEWVREKCIENDVYVLTGVRDKA; encoded by the coding sequence ATGACCAACTTCGTTGAGAAAGCCGCTCGTTACTACCGGATGAAGGGTGGAATTGCGCTTCTCAAACGGGCGCTTCCGTATTTCTACGACCGTATGATTCGTCCGCACCTCCCTCGTTTCACCGCCACCTATAATAACACGCAGGTCAAGGTGAACCATCTCGGCGACTCGTTCCTTCCGTGGCATCCAGTGGACAAACCAGGATATGAGAGTGCGCTAGTGGAGGGTCTCCAGTCACGCGTCCGCGAGGGTGACCATGTAGTCGTGGTCGGCGGTGGCTATGGTGTCACTGCGGTCAACGCCGCACGACAGGTTGGCGAGGACGGGAGGGTAACGGTCTACGAGGCTGCTGAGCGTCTAATTGACGCTATCGAGGAGACGCTCGAACTCAACGACGTAACAGACCGCGTGGACGTTCATCACGCACTCGTTGGACCGAGTGTCGAGGTGTTAGGGGATTCCACTACTGCGGTCCATCTTTCCCCTGAGGACCTCCCTGAATGTGACGTATTGGAACTCGACTGCGAGGGTGCAGAAATCGATATTCTGTCTAACCTCCAGATTCGCCCCCGCGTCATCTTGGTTGAGAGCCACGGTGAGTTCGATGCACCGACTGACGAGGTAGCGTCTTTGCTGGAAGACCTTTCGTACTCGGTCGAATCTCAAGAGGTCGCCGACGAGTGGGTCCGCGAGAAGTGCATCG
- a CDS encoding DUF4330 domain-containing protein, which yields MDPIDEKGQLFGTVNIIDAFVVFLVLAVIAAGATFILGTENQLTNTTDQLENTTTTVTFEITGVQPYTADAIPEGPLQTDTIVSVQNKSVQPTEIIVKDKNGILHKQTHPRKKTVVLQLTLNTMTTEDDVLLWNKPLEVRRQLVLDFGQVTVKGTVTNFSEEG from the coding sequence ATGGATCCAATCGACGAAAAGGGCCAACTGTTTGGTACCGTCAATATCATCGACGCGTTCGTAGTCTTCCTTGTCCTAGCGGTCATCGCCGCTGGCGCGACATTCATCCTCGGAACAGAAAACCAACTAACGAACACCACGGACCAACTTGAGAACACGACTACTACAGTTACCTTCGAGATCACTGGGGTCCAACCCTACACCGCCGACGCCATCCCCGAGGGACCCCTTCAGACGGACACCATTGTCTCAGTCCAAAACAAGTCCGTCCAACCTACTGAAATCATCGTAAAAGACAAGAACGGAATTCTCCACAAGCAGACCCATCCCCGGAAAAAAACTGTCGTCCTCCAACTCACACTCAACACTATGACGACCGAGGATGACGTACTCCTGTGGAACAAACCGCTTGAAGTCCGCCGTCAACTCGTCCTCGACTTCGGTCAGGTTACCGTGAAAGGAACAGTCACGAACTTCTCAGAGGAAGGATGA
- the glmS gene encoding glutamine--fructose-6-phosphate transaminase (isomerizing), with protein MCGIIACAGRSDETLDVLLTGLEGLEYRGYDSAGVALSNGDLSVCKREGEIQRLQQAVTADLDGPVGIGHTRWSTHGPPSDENAHPHTDCEGDVAVVHNGIVENYADLRAELRERGHEFDSDTDSEVVPHLVEERLAEGATFEEAFRAAVARLEGSYALAAVSADSEAVLATRHDSPLVVGVGDDAAYLASDVPAFLDYTDRVVYLEDGEFARLESGSWTVSDAEGHLLEKSVSRVEWDAEETAKSGYDHYMLKEIHEQPRALRKCLRGRVDELAGSVSVEALEGLSPSSVQFVACGTSYHAALYGAQALREAGVHAQAFLASEYATAPAPVDDDTLVVGITQSGETADTLSALREAERRNVETLAMTNVVGSTAARECDRALMIRAGPEIGVAATKTFSSQVVACNLLAAALTERGGSREVVEALRDLPGQVQEILDSSRAERVADRFVDSEGYFFIGRGYHHSVALEGALKLKEISYKHAEGFPSGELKHGPLALVTEETPVFAIATGNGTQATKTVGNVKEVEARDAPVVAVTDGASDVARYADAVLEIPETHPRVAPVLANVQLQLVAYYVAKQLGRSIDKPRNLAKSVTVE; from the coding sequence ATGTGCGGCATCATCGCCTGCGCGGGTCGGAGCGACGAGACCCTCGACGTTCTCCTCACCGGCCTCGAAGGTCTCGAATACCGGGGCTACGACTCGGCGGGGGTCGCGCTCTCGAACGGCGACCTCTCGGTCTGCAAGCGCGAGGGCGAGATTCAGCGCCTCCAGCAGGCCGTCACCGCCGACCTCGACGGGCCGGTCGGCATCGGGCACACGCGCTGGAGTACTCACGGGCCGCCGAGCGACGAGAACGCCCACCCACACACCGACTGCGAAGGCGACGTCGCGGTGGTCCACAACGGCATCGTCGAGAACTACGCCGACCTCCGTGCGGAACTCCGGGAGCGAGGCCACGAGTTCGACAGCGACACCGACAGCGAGGTGGTTCCGCACCTCGTCGAAGAGCGACTCGCCGAGGGCGCGACCTTCGAGGAGGCGTTCCGCGCGGCGGTCGCCCGACTGGAGGGCAGTTACGCGCTGGCCGCCGTCTCGGCCGACTCGGAGGCCGTCCTCGCCACGCGCCACGACTCGCCGCTGGTCGTCGGCGTCGGCGACGACGCGGCCTACCTCGCCAGCGACGTGCCCGCCTTCCTCGATTACACCGACCGCGTGGTCTACTTGGAGGACGGCGAGTTCGCCCGCCTCGAATCCGGGTCGTGGACCGTCTCGGACGCCGAGGGCCACCTGCTGGAGAAGTCGGTCTCGCGCGTCGAGTGGGACGCCGAGGAGACCGCCAAGAGCGGCTACGACCACTACATGCTCAAGGAGATTCACGAGCAACCCCGCGCGCTCCGGAAGTGCCTCCGGGGGCGCGTGGACGAACTCGCGGGGTCGGTCAGCGTCGAGGCGCTGGAGGGCCTGAGTCCGTCGTCGGTCCAGTTCGTCGCCTGCGGCACCTCGTACCACGCCGCGCTCTACGGCGCGCAGGCGCTCCGCGAGGCGGGGGTTCACGCCCAAGCCTTCCTCGCCAGCGAGTACGCCACCGCGCCCGCGCCGGTCGACGACGACACGCTGGTCGTCGGAATCACCCAGAGCGGCGAGACCGCGGACACCCTCTCGGCGCTCCGGGAGGCCGAGCGCCGGAACGTCGAGACGCTGGCGATGACGAACGTCGTGGGGTCGACCGCTGCCCGCGAGTGCGACCGGGCGCTGATGATTCGGGCAGGGCCCGAAATCGGCGTCGCGGCGACCAAGACCTTCTCCTCGCAGGTCGTGGCGTGCAACCTGTTGGCGGCCGCGCTGACCGAGCGCGGTGGTTCGCGCGAAGTCGTGGAGGCGCTTCGGGACCTGCCGGGACAGGTACAGGAGATTCTGGACTCCTCGCGGGCCGAGCGGGTCGCCGACCGGTTCGTCGACAGCGAGGGCTACTTCTTCATCGGTCGCGGCTACCATCACTCAGTCGCGCTGGAGGGCGCGCTGAAGCTGAAGGAGATTAGCTACAAACACGCCGAGGGGTTCCCGTCAGGCGAGTTGAAGCACGGCCCGTTGGCGCTGGTCACCGAGGAGACGCCGGTGTTCGCCATCGCGACCGGAAACGGGACGCAGGCGACGAAGACGGTCGGGAACGTGAAGGAAGTGGAAGCGCGAGACGCTCCGGTGGTGGCAGTGACCGATGGGGCATCGGACGTGGCGCGGTACGCCGATGCTGTGCTGGAGATTCCCGAGACGCACCCGCGGGTCGCGCCGGTGCTGGCGAACGTACAGTTGCAGTTGGTAGCGTACTACGTGGCGAAGCAACTGGGGCGTAGTATCGACAAGCCGCGGAATCTGGCGAAGAGCGTGACGGTGGAGTAG
- a CDS encoding sugar phosphate nucleotidyltransferase, whose translation MTVRAAVVLAAGEGTRLRPLTRNRPKPMLPAADRPILEHVFDALIGAGIERLHVVVGYKRDRVQDHFGPTYRNVPVNYVAQDKQLGSGHALVQAREAVEGEDGFLVVNGDQVIERQMVADVLDAFEADDGNATLAVTEQADVSHYGAVVMDGDRVVELVEKPETDDYRLLNAGVYAFGPAIFDAIEETPRVQGELALTDTLVDLIDENGVVRGVVTEELWEDATYPWDLLDVSQDLLLAGRVTEPEREDSVWVADSATVHDDATLQAPVVVGPDTEVRPGAVVGPYTALGRNATVGANAVVTRSVLDTDTRVGPNATLIDCVTGQGVALGADATVSGGPGDVRVGDTVFEDQRLGAVLADRVRAEGDVSFAPGTLVGPNAHLRTGVTVSENISEHADVYR comes from the coding sequence ATGACAGTTCGCGCCGCCGTCGTGCTGGCCGCGGGGGAGGGAACCCGCCTGCGACCGCTGACCCGCAACCGTCCGAAGCCGATGCTCCCGGCCGCCGACAGGCCGATTCTCGAACACGTCTTCGACGCGCTCATCGGGGCCGGAATCGAGCGACTCCACGTCGTCGTCGGCTACAAGCGCGACCGGGTGCAGGACCACTTCGGGCCGACCTACCGGAACGTACCCGTCAACTACGTCGCGCAGGACAAGCAGTTGGGGAGCGGCCACGCGCTCGTGCAGGCCCGCGAGGCCGTCGAGGGCGAGGACGGGTTCCTCGTGGTCAACGGCGACCAAGTCATCGAGCGCCAGATGGTCGCGGACGTGCTCGACGCCTTCGAGGCCGACGACGGCAACGCCACGCTCGCGGTCACCGAACAGGCCGACGTCTCTCACTACGGCGCGGTCGTGATGGACGGCGACCGGGTGGTCGAGTTGGTCGAGAAACCCGAGACCGACGACTACCGCCTGCTCAACGCCGGCGTGTACGCCTTCGGTCCCGCCATCTTCGACGCCATCGAAGAGACCCCGCGCGTGCAGGGGGAACTCGCGCTGACCGACACGCTGGTCGACCTCATCGACGAGAACGGGGTCGTCCGCGGCGTCGTCACCGAGGAACTCTGGGAGGACGCGACCTACCCGTGGGACCTGCTCGACGTGTCACAGGACCTCCTGCTCGCCGGCCGCGTCACCGAACCCGAGCGCGAGGACTCGGTCTGGGTCGCCGACAGCGCGACGGTCCACGACGACGCCACCCTGCAGGCCCCGGTCGTCGTCGGCCCCGACACCGAGGTCCGTCCCGGCGCGGTCGTCGGTCCGTACACCGCGCTCGGTCGGAACGCCACCGTCGGCGCGAACGCGGTGGTCACTCGGTCGGTGCTGGACACCGACACGCGGGTCGGGCCGAACGCCACCCTCATCGACTGCGTGACCGGGCAGGGCGTCGCGCTGGGGGCGGACGCCACCGTGTCTGGCGGCCCGGGCGACGTGCGGGTCGGCGACACGGTCTTCGAGGACCAGCGACTCGGCGCGGTGCTGGCCGACCGCGTGCGCGCCGAGGGCGACGTGAGTTTCGCGCCCGGCACGCTGGTCGGACCGAACGCCCACCTCCGGACCGGCGTGACCGTTTCCGAAAATATAAGCGAACACGCCGACGTGTACCGGTGA
- a CDS encoding undecaprenyl-diphosphate phosphatase, producing the protein MNRSALIAVVAGALQGVFEWLPISSEGNITVFLTALGSSPEAAVQFSLFLHAGTALSATVYYREELADVLGALPRWRPGSAFSDGGETATLSFLAVATLASGVVGIAAYLTLETVVSALTGGAFVALVGVLLVATGVLQRVADGFEFGGRASPDLLDAVLVGALQGLAILPGVSRSGTTASALLFRGHDGPSSFRLSFLLSIPAALGAGVLVLLDTGVPSVTPVEAALALGTAAVVGYLTIDALMRVVERVPFWSVCVGLGALAMLGGAALAI; encoded by the coding sequence ATGAACCGGTCCGCGCTGATAGCCGTCGTCGCGGGAGCGTTGCAGGGCGTCTTCGAGTGGTTGCCGATTTCGAGCGAGGGCAACATCACCGTCTTCCTGACCGCGCTCGGGTCCTCGCCCGAGGCGGCGGTCCAGTTTTCGCTGTTCCTCCACGCCGGGACCGCGCTCTCGGCGACGGTCTACTACCGCGAGGAGTTGGCCGACGTGCTGGGCGCGCTCCCCCGCTGGCGGCCGGGGAGCGCCTTCTCCGACGGCGGAGAGACCGCGACCCTCTCGTTCCTCGCCGTCGCCACGCTGGCCTCCGGCGTCGTCGGCATCGCGGCCTACCTCACGCTGGAGACGGTCGTCTCCGCGCTGACCGGCGGCGCGTTCGTCGCGCTGGTCGGCGTCCTGCTCGTGGCGACGGGCGTCCTCCAGCGGGTTGCCGACGGCTTCGAGTTCGGCGGGCGAGCGTCTCCCGACCTCCTCGACGCCGTGCTGGTCGGCGCGCTGCAGGGACTCGCCATCCTGCCGGGCGTCTCCCGGTCGGGCACCACGGCCTCGGCCCTGCTGTTCCGCGGCCACGACGGCCCCTCGTCGTTCCGCCTCTCGTTCCTGCTGTCGATTCCGGCCGCGCTCGGGGCGGGCGTCCTCGTCCTGCTCGACACCGGGGTTCCGTCGGTCACGCCCGTCGAGGCGGCCCTCGCGCTGGGAACCGCCGCGGTCGTCGGCTACCTGACCATCGACGCGCTGATGCGAGTCGTCGAGCGCGTGCCCTTCTGGAGCGTCTGCGTCGGCCTCGGCGCGCTGGCGATGCTCGGCGGCGCGGCGCTGGCTATCTGA
- a CDS encoding MarR family transcriptional regulator yields MRKHADWLTQADERILEFLREHGNYPPSAVRDRLAEIGDDLDYSTNHLGMRCRALDDHGLLENVGGGTYSITDLGEQYLDGEFDAGSLEDD; encoded by the coding sequence ATGCGCAAACACGCCGACTGGCTCACCCAAGCAGACGAGCGAATCCTCGAATTCCTGCGCGAACACGGCAACTACCCGCCGTCGGCCGTCCGCGACCGACTGGCCGAAATCGGCGACGACCTCGACTACTCGACCAACCACCTCGGGATGCGCTGTCGCGCGCTCGACGACCACGGCCTGCTGGAGAACGTCGGCGGCGGCACCTACAGCATCACCGACCTCGGCGAGCAGTACCTCGACGGCGAGTTCGACGCCGGCAGTCTGGAAGACGACTAG
- a CDS encoding DUF7383 domain-containing protein, translating into MAYRANYALVNVSAYLGPDEDVLDVPWAEYVGDATEEFEFTVPTDRATDPYVGLQAFRVGEYGHELRINGESLGGFDVPPGNGWQYWEDAVTEVELVEGANSLQFVRDDDADDSFAVNNVTVHWREPVE; encoded by the coding sequence ATGGCCTACCGCGCCAACTACGCGCTGGTGAACGTGAGCGCCTACTTGGGACCGGACGAGGACGTACTCGACGTGCCGTGGGCAGAGTACGTCGGCGACGCCACCGAGGAGTTCGAGTTCACGGTGCCGACCGACCGCGCCACCGACCCGTACGTCGGCTTGCAGGCGTTCCGCGTCGGCGAGTACGGCCACGAACTCCGAATCAACGGCGAGTCGCTCGGCGGGTTCGACGTGCCGCCGGGGAACGGGTGGCAGTACTGGGAGGACGCCGTCACCGAAGTCGAACTGGTCGAGGGCGCGAACAGTCTCCAATTCGTCCGCGACGACGACGCCGACGACAGTTTCGCGGTGAACAACGTCACGGTTCACTGGCGCGAACCCGTCGAGTAG
- a CDS encoding tRNA pseudouridine(54/55) synthase Pus10, giving the protein MTILEDARRVAENGPVCDSCLGRCFADRSFGLTNAERGRSLRVAAAIEDDEPFEPADAEACWVCEGESQRFDEYAEQVAGSLDGWQFDTYQVGTRTPPLLEENEALLRESADLPEDAGESFKSEFNREVGKRVGRLTGAEVDFGRPDVLALLNVDPEREDISDHAVEVQINSAFVYGRYRKLERDIPQTEWPCRECGGTGKQLAEGGGEEPCDHCGGSGYLYDESVEQLTTPPVLEAMDGGEALFHGAGREDVDALMLDTGRPFVIEVKRPRRRDVDTDALEDEINEYADGKAEVTDLALATHDMVERVKELDASKTYRMDVAFEGDVTAQALEEAIEELRGTTVEQDTPQRVDHRRASITRTRTVYDVDGHLEDERHAELEVHGEGGLYVKELVSGDEGRTTPSLAGLLGVEAEVTALDVLAVEGEDEAFDDPDYLKESV; this is encoded by the coding sequence ATGACCATCCTCGAAGACGCCCGCCGCGTCGCCGAGAACGGCCCCGTCTGCGACTCGTGTCTGGGCCGGTGTTTCGCCGACCGGAGTTTCGGGCTGACCAACGCCGAGCGCGGCCGCTCGCTCCGGGTCGCGGCCGCTATCGAAGACGACGAACCCTTCGAACCCGCCGACGCCGAGGCGTGTTGGGTCTGCGAGGGCGAGAGCCAGCGATTCGACGAGTACGCCGAGCAGGTCGCCGGGTCGCTCGACGGGTGGCAGTTCGACACCTATCAGGTCGGGACGCGCACCCCGCCGCTCCTCGAAGAGAACGAGGCCCTGCTCCGGGAGTCGGCAGACCTGCCCGAGGACGCGGGCGAGTCGTTCAAGTCGGAGTTCAACCGCGAGGTCGGCAAGCGCGTCGGCCGGTTGACCGGCGCGGAGGTCGATTTCGGGCGGCCCGACGTGCTGGCCCTGCTCAACGTGGACCCCGAGCGCGAGGACATCTCGGACCACGCGGTGGAGGTCCAGATAAACTCGGCGTTCGTCTACGGCCGCTACCGGAAGCTGGAACGCGACATCCCCCAGACCGAGTGGCCCTGCCGGGAGTGCGGCGGCACGGGCAAGCAACTCGCCGAGGGCGGCGGCGAGGAACCCTGCGACCACTGCGGCGGGTCGGGCTACCTCTACGACGAGAGCGTCGAACAGTTGACCACGCCGCCGGTCTTGGAGGCGATGGACGGCGGCGAGGCGCTGTTCCACGGCGCGGGCCGCGAGGACGTGGACGCGCTGATGCTCGATACGGGCCGACCGTTCGTCATCGAGGTCAAGCGACCCCGGCGCCGCGACGTGGACACCGACGCGCTGGAGGACGAAATCAACGAGTACGCCGACGGCAAGGCCGAAGTCACCGACCTCGCGCTGGCGACTCACGACATGGTCGAGCGCGTGAAGGAACTCGACGCGAGCAAGACCTACCGCATGGACGTGGCGTTCGAGGGCGACGTGACCGCGCAGGCCCTCGAAGAGGCAATCGAGGAGCTTCGAGGCACCACGGTCGAGCAGGACACCCCTCAGCGGGTGGACCACCGCCGAGCGAGCATCACCCGGACCCGGACCGTCTACGACGTCGACGGTCACCTCGAAGACGAGCGCCACGCCGAACTGGAGGTCCACGGCGAGGGCGGTCTCTACGTCAAGGAACTGGTCTCGGGCGACGAGGGCCGGACGACGCCGAGTCTCGCGGGCCTGCTGGGCGTCGAAGCGGAGGTCACGGCGCTCGACGTGCTGGCCGTGGAGGGCGAGGACGAAGCGTTCGACGACCCCGACTACCTGAAAGAATCGGTGTAG